The following proteins are co-located in the Anser cygnoides isolate HZ-2024a breed goose chromosome 32, Taihu_goose_T2T_genome, whole genome shotgun sequence genome:
- the SMARCC2 gene encoding SWI/SNF complex subunit SMARCC2 isoform X3, which yields MAVRKKDGGPNVKYYEASDTVSQFDNVRLWLGKNYKKYIQAEPPTNKSLSSLVVQLLQFQEEVFGKHVSNAPLTKLPIKCFLDFKAGGALCHILAAAYKFKSDQGWRRFDFQNPSRMDRNVEMFMTIEKSLVQNNCLARPNIFLHQEIEPKLLSKLKDIVKRHQGTVTEDKSNASHVVCPVPGNLEEEEWVRPVMKRDKQVLLHWGYYPDSYDTWIPANEIEASVEDAPTPEKPRKVHAKWILDTDTFNEWMNEEDYEVTDEKSPLARRKKISAKTLTDEVNSPDSDRRDKKGGNYKKRKRSPSPSPTPEAKKKNAKKGPSTPYNKSKRGHREEEQEDLTKDMDEPSPVPNVEEVTLPKTVNTKKDSESAPVKGGTMTDLDEQEDESMETAGKDEEENGTGSKGEQAKNPDLHEDNVTEQTHHIIIPSYAAWFDYNSVHAIERRALPEFFNGKNKSKTPEIYLAYRNFMIDTYRLNPQEYLTSTACRRNLAGDVCAIMRVHAFLEQWGLINYQVDAESRPTPMGPPPTSHFHVLADTPSGLVPLQPKTPQGRQSDGDAKTGRKSKEIEDLVTETVKGKPELQQTSASQQMLNFPDKSKEKPADMQNFGLRTDMYTKKNVPSKSKAAASATREWTEQETLLLLEALEMYKDDWNKVSEHVGSRTQDECILHFLRLPIEDPYLEDSEASLGPLAYQPIPFSQSGNPVMSTVAFLASVVDPRVASAAAKSALEEFSKMKEEVPTALVEAHVRKVEEAAKVTGKADPAFGLESSGIAGTTSDEPERIEESGTEEARAEAQPAEEKKEAKEPRDGTAEEEAKEKLGDMAKKEEEKGKELEGEKESDKGDSDGTGDLEKEKEAKEAQDEVPKEPLEPEAERKAKVERDIGEGNLSTAAAAALAAAAVKAKHLAAVEERKIKSLVALLVETQMKKLEIKLRHFEELETIMDREREALEYQRQQLLADRQAFHMEQLKYAEMRARQQHFQHLQQQQQQQPPPLPPGAQPLPATGTPWPPPPTRWARRPPGHGGPRRARGQPLPGVPPPQPPPPPGAPQPGPAIPHAPAPFPGQQPPSQSLAGSLGGSGHPAVPGNAPAALPFGLPPSAIPFSMANPLAESIGATFPANPPALPLHGALASSMPPGGCPPRLTHPAWPCRTSRGARPPRTAPPSWPPCREASFPTPASSQIKAPPADGPHRAQPQHGHPRPPHAVSPPPGAEDAAPCAPPTPPQARGDRPQLPPPQNPRGSPPPHPTARFGIFL from the exons ATGGCGGTGCGGAAGAAGGACGGCGGCCCCAACGTCAAGTACTACGAGGCCTCGGACACCGTCAGCCAGTTCGACAACGTCCGCCTGTGGCTCGGCAAGAACTACAAGAAG TACATCCAGGCCGAGCCCCCCACCAACAAGTCGCTGTCGAGCCTGgtggtgcagctgctgcagttccAGGAGGAGGTGTTCGGGAAGCACGTCAGCAACGCGCCCCTCACCAAGCTGCCG ATCAAATGCTTCTTGGATTTCAAGGCGGGGGGAGCCCTGTGCCACATCCTGGCAGCCGCTTATAAGTTCAAGAGCGACCAAGGATG GCGGCGTTTCGATTTCCAGAATCCCTCGCGGATGGATCGCAACGTGGAGATGTTCATGACCATCGAGAAATCCCTGGTGCAG AACAACTGCCTGGCCCGGCCCAACATCTTCCTGCACCAGGAGATCGAGCCCAAGCTGCTGAGCAAGCTGAAGGACATTGTCAAGAGGCACCAG GGCACGGTGACCGAGGACAAGAGCAACGCGTCCCACGTCGTCTGCCCCGTCCCCGGGAACCTGGAGGAAG AGGAGTGGGTCCGGCCGGTCATGAAGCGAGACAAGCAGGTCCTGCTGCACTGGGGCTACTACCCCGACAG CTACGACACCTGGATCCCGGCCAACGAGATCGAGGCCTCCGTGGAGGACGCCCCGACGCCGGAGAAGCCCCGGAAG GTCCATGCCAAGTGGATCCTGGACACGGACACCTTCAACGAGTGGATGAACGAGGAGGACTACGAGGTGACCGACGAGAAGAGCCCCCTCGCCCGCAGGAAGAAGATCTCGGCCAAGACGCTGACGGATGAG GTGAACAGCCCCGACTCGGACCGTCGGGACAAGAAGGGGGGCAACTACAAGAAGAGGAAGCGCTCGCCCTCGCCCTCGCCCACCCCGGAGGCCAAAAAGAAGAACGCTAAGAAGGG GCCCTCCACCCCCTACAACAAGTCCAAGCGCGGGCACCgcgaggaggagcaggaggaccTGACGAAGGACATGGACGAGCCCTCGCCCGTCCCCAACGTGGAGGAGGTCACTCTGCCCAAAACAG TCAACACCAAGAAGGACTCGGAGTCTGCGCCCGTCAAGGGGGGCACCATGACAGACCTGG ATGAGCAGGAGGACGAGAGCATGGAGACAGCCGGCAAG GACGAGGAGGAGAACGGCACCGGGAGCAAGGGGGAGCAGGCCAAGAACCCCGACCTGCACGAGGACAACGTGACGGAGCAGACCCACCACATCATCATCCCCAGCTACGCCGCCTGGTTCGACTACAACAG CGTCCACGCCATCGAGCGCCGAGCCCTGCCCGAGTTCTTCAACGGCAAGAACAAGTCCAAGACCCCCGAAAT ATACCTGGCCTACCGCAACTTCATGATCGACACGTACCGCCTGAACCCGCAGGAGTACCTCACCTCCACCGCCTGCCGCCGCAACCTGGCGGGCGACGTCTGTGCCATCATGCG GGTCCACGCCTTCCTGGAGCAGTGGGGCCTCATCAACTACCAGGTGGACGCCGAGAGCCGGCCCACCCCCATGGGCCCCCCGCCCACCTCCCACTTCCACGTCCTGGCCGACACGCCCTCGGGGCTGGTGCCGCTGCAGCCCAAGACGCCCCAG GGCCGGCAGAGCGACGGCGACGCCAAGACGGGCCGCAAGAGCAAAGAGATCGAAGACCTCGTCACCGAGACGGTGAAAGGGAAGCCGGAGCTG cagcagacCTCGGCCTCACAGCAGATGCTGAACTTCCCCGACAAGAGCAAGGAGAAGCCGGCCGACATGCAGAACTTCGGCCTCCGCACCGACATGTACACCAAGAAGAATGTCCCCTCCAAG AGCAAAGCTGCCGCCAGCGCCACACGGGAGTGGACAGAGCAGGagacgctgctgctgctggag GCCCTGGAGATGTACAAGGACGACTGGAACAAGGTGTCGGAGCACGTGGGCAGCCGGACGCAGGACGAGTGCATCCTGCACTTCCTGCGGCTGCCCATCGAGGACCCCTACCTGGAGGACTCGGAGGCGTCCCTGGGGCCCCTGGCCTACCAGCCCATCCCCTTCAGCCAGTCCGGCAACCCCGTCATGAGCACCGTCGCCTTCCTGGCCTCCGTCGTCGACCCCCGTgtcgcctccgccgccgccaaGTCGGCGCTGG AGGAGTTCTCCAAGATGAAGGAGGAGGTGCCCACGGCGCTGGTGGAGGCGCACGTCCGCAAGGTGGAGGAGGCGGCCAAGGTGACGGGCAAAGCCGACCCCGCGTTCGGGCTGGAGAGCAGCGGCATCGCCGGCACCACCTCCGACGAGCCGGAGCGGATAG AGGAGAGCGGCACGGAGGAGGCGCGGGCAGAGGCACAGCCGGcggaggagaagaaggaggcaAAG GAGCCCCGGGATGGCACCGCCGAGGAGGAGGCGAAGGAGAAACTGGGGGACATGGccaagaaggaggaggagaagggcaaGGAGCTGGAGGGTGAGAAGGAGTCGGACAAGGGCGACAGCGATGGCACAG GGGacctggagaaggagaaggaggccAAGGAGGCACAGGACGAGGTGCCCAAGGAGCCACTGGAGCCCGAGGCCGAGCGCAAGGCCAAGGTGGAGCGGGACATCGGCGAGGGGAACCTctccaccgccgccgccgccgcgctggctgcagctgctgtgaaggCCAAG caccTGGCGGCCGTGGAGGAGCGTAAGATCAAGTCGCTGGTGGCGCTGCTGGTGGAGACGCAGATGAAGAAGCTGGAGATCAAGCTGCGGCACTTTGAGGAGCTCGAGACCATCATGGACCGGGAGCGCGAGGCG CTGGAATACCagcggcagcagctgctggcggACCGCCAGGCCTTCCAcatggagcagctgaagtaCGCGGAGATGCGCGCCCGCCAGCAGCActtccagcacctgcagcagcagcagcagcagcagccgcccccgctgccgcctggggcccagcccctgcccgccaCCGGCACCCCCTGGCCCCCGCCGCCCACCCGCTGggcgcgccgcccgcccggccaTGGTGGCCCCCGCCGAGCCCGGGGGCAGCCGCTGCCCGGGGTccccccgccgcagccgcccCCGCCACCGGGCGCCCCGCAGCCTGGCCCGGCCATCCCGCACG ccccggcgccGTTCCCCGGGCAGCAGCCGCCGTCCCAGAGCCTGGCTGGGAGCCTCGGTGGCAGCGGCCACCCCGCCGTGCCCGGTAATGCGCCCGCGGCCCTGCCCTTCGGATTGCCTCCATCCGCCATCCCATTTAGCATGGCTAACCCCCTAGCCGAGTCCATCGGGGCCACCTTCCCCGCTAACCCGCCCGCCCTCCCGCTGCATGGGGCCCTGGCCAGCAGCATGccgcccgggggctgccccccccgcctAACCCACCCGGCCTGGCCCTGCCGCACCTCGCGGGGGGCTCGGCCGCCGCGCACAGCCCCGCCATCGTGGCCGCCGTGCAGGGAAGCCTCCTTCCCAACCCCGGCCTCCTCGCAG ATCAAGGCCCCCCCTGCAGACGGACCCCATCgcgcccagccccagcacggccACCCCCGTCCCCCCCACGCAGTGAGCCCCCCTCCTGGGGCCGAGGACGCTGCACCCtgcgccccccccaccccgccgcAGGCCCGGGGAGACCGGCCCCAACTCCCGCCCCCGCAAAACCCCAGAGGaagcccccccccacaccccaccgCCCgctttggtatttttttatgA
- the SMARCC2 gene encoding SWI/SNF complex subunit SMARCC2 isoform X1: MAVRKKDGGPNVKYYEASDTVSQFDNVRLWLGKNYKKYIQAEPPTNKSLSSLVVQLLQFQEEVFGKHVSNAPLTKLPIKCFLDFKAGGALCHILAAAYKFKSDQGWRRFDFQNPSRMDRNVEMFMTIEKSLVQNNCLARPNIFLHQEIEPKLLSKLKDIVKRHQGTVTEDKSNASHVVCPVPGNLEEEEWVRPVMKRDKQVLLHWGYYPDSYDTWIPANEIEASVEDAPTPEKPRKVHAKWILDTDTFNEWMNEEDYEVTDEKSPLARRKKISAKTLTDEVNSPDSDRRDKKGGNYKKRKRSPSPSPTPEAKKKNAKKGPSTPYNKSKRGHREEEQEDLTKDMDEPSPVPNVEEVTLPKTVNTKKDSESAPVKGGTMTDLDEQEDESMETAGKDEEENGTGSKGEQAKNPDLHEDNVTEQTHHIIIPSYAAWFDYNSVHAIERRALPEFFNGKNKSKTPEIYLAYRNFMIDTYRLNPQEYLTSTACRRNLAGDVCAIMRVHAFLEQWGLINYQVDAESRPTPMGPPPTSHFHVLADTPSGLVPLQPKTPQGRQSDGDAKTGRKSKEIEDLVTETVKGKPELQQTSASQQMLNFPDKSKEKPADMQNFGLRTDMYTKKNVPSKSKAAASATREWTEQETLLLLEALEMYKDDWNKVSEHVGSRTQDECILHFLRLPIEDPYLEDSEASLGPLAYQPIPFSQSGNPVMSTVAFLASVVDPRVASAAAKSALEEFSKMKEEVPTALVEAHVRKVEEAAKVTGKADPAFGLESSGIAGTTSDEPERIGTAWGGAAASLCNEFWQEKGGAHPALVSPEESGTEEARAEAQPAEEKKEAKEPRDGTAEEEAKEKLGDMAKKEEEKGKELEGEKESDKGDSDGTGDLEKEKEAKEAQDEVPKEPLEPEAERKAKVERDIGEGNLSTAAAAALAAAAVKAKHLAAVEERKIKSLVALLVETQMKKLEIKLRHFEELETIMDREREALEYQRQQLLADRQAFHMEQLKYAEMRARQQHFQHLQQQQQQQPPPLPPGAQPLPATGTPWPPPPTRWARRPPGHGGPRRARGQPLPGVPPPQPPPPPGAPQPGPAIPHAPAPFPGQQPPSQSLAGSLGGSGHPAVPGNAPAALPFGLPPSAIPFSMANPLAESIGATFPANPPALPLHGALASSMPPGGCPPRLTHPAWPCRTSRGARPPRTAPPSWPPCREASFPTPASSQIKAPPADGPHRAQPQHGHPRPPHAVSPPPGAEDAAPCAPPTPPQARGDRPQLPPPQNPRGSPPPHPTARFGIFL; this comes from the exons ATGGCGGTGCGGAAGAAGGACGGCGGCCCCAACGTCAAGTACTACGAGGCCTCGGACACCGTCAGCCAGTTCGACAACGTCCGCCTGTGGCTCGGCAAGAACTACAAGAAG TACATCCAGGCCGAGCCCCCCACCAACAAGTCGCTGTCGAGCCTGgtggtgcagctgctgcagttccAGGAGGAGGTGTTCGGGAAGCACGTCAGCAACGCGCCCCTCACCAAGCTGCCG ATCAAATGCTTCTTGGATTTCAAGGCGGGGGGAGCCCTGTGCCACATCCTGGCAGCCGCTTATAAGTTCAAGAGCGACCAAGGATG GCGGCGTTTCGATTTCCAGAATCCCTCGCGGATGGATCGCAACGTGGAGATGTTCATGACCATCGAGAAATCCCTGGTGCAG AACAACTGCCTGGCCCGGCCCAACATCTTCCTGCACCAGGAGATCGAGCCCAAGCTGCTGAGCAAGCTGAAGGACATTGTCAAGAGGCACCAG GGCACGGTGACCGAGGACAAGAGCAACGCGTCCCACGTCGTCTGCCCCGTCCCCGGGAACCTGGAGGAAG AGGAGTGGGTCCGGCCGGTCATGAAGCGAGACAAGCAGGTCCTGCTGCACTGGGGCTACTACCCCGACAG CTACGACACCTGGATCCCGGCCAACGAGATCGAGGCCTCCGTGGAGGACGCCCCGACGCCGGAGAAGCCCCGGAAG GTCCATGCCAAGTGGATCCTGGACACGGACACCTTCAACGAGTGGATGAACGAGGAGGACTACGAGGTGACCGACGAGAAGAGCCCCCTCGCCCGCAGGAAGAAGATCTCGGCCAAGACGCTGACGGATGAG GTGAACAGCCCCGACTCGGACCGTCGGGACAAGAAGGGGGGCAACTACAAGAAGAGGAAGCGCTCGCCCTCGCCCTCGCCCACCCCGGAGGCCAAAAAGAAGAACGCTAAGAAGGG GCCCTCCACCCCCTACAACAAGTCCAAGCGCGGGCACCgcgaggaggagcaggaggaccTGACGAAGGACATGGACGAGCCCTCGCCCGTCCCCAACGTGGAGGAGGTCACTCTGCCCAAAACAG TCAACACCAAGAAGGACTCGGAGTCTGCGCCCGTCAAGGGGGGCACCATGACAGACCTGG ATGAGCAGGAGGACGAGAGCATGGAGACAGCCGGCAAG GACGAGGAGGAGAACGGCACCGGGAGCAAGGGGGAGCAGGCCAAGAACCCCGACCTGCACGAGGACAACGTGACGGAGCAGACCCACCACATCATCATCCCCAGCTACGCCGCCTGGTTCGACTACAACAG CGTCCACGCCATCGAGCGCCGAGCCCTGCCCGAGTTCTTCAACGGCAAGAACAAGTCCAAGACCCCCGAAAT ATACCTGGCCTACCGCAACTTCATGATCGACACGTACCGCCTGAACCCGCAGGAGTACCTCACCTCCACCGCCTGCCGCCGCAACCTGGCGGGCGACGTCTGTGCCATCATGCG GGTCCACGCCTTCCTGGAGCAGTGGGGCCTCATCAACTACCAGGTGGACGCCGAGAGCCGGCCCACCCCCATGGGCCCCCCGCCCACCTCCCACTTCCACGTCCTGGCCGACACGCCCTCGGGGCTGGTGCCGCTGCAGCCCAAGACGCCCCAG GGCCGGCAGAGCGACGGCGACGCCAAGACGGGCCGCAAGAGCAAAGAGATCGAAGACCTCGTCACCGAGACGGTGAAAGGGAAGCCGGAGCTG cagcagacCTCGGCCTCACAGCAGATGCTGAACTTCCCCGACAAGAGCAAGGAGAAGCCGGCCGACATGCAGAACTTCGGCCTCCGCACCGACATGTACACCAAGAAGAATGTCCCCTCCAAG AGCAAAGCTGCCGCCAGCGCCACACGGGAGTGGACAGAGCAGGagacgctgctgctgctggag GCCCTGGAGATGTACAAGGACGACTGGAACAAGGTGTCGGAGCACGTGGGCAGCCGGACGCAGGACGAGTGCATCCTGCACTTCCTGCGGCTGCCCATCGAGGACCCCTACCTGGAGGACTCGGAGGCGTCCCTGGGGCCCCTGGCCTACCAGCCCATCCCCTTCAGCCAGTCCGGCAACCCCGTCATGAGCACCGTCGCCTTCCTGGCCTCCGTCGTCGACCCCCGTgtcgcctccgccgccgccaaGTCGGCGCTGG AGGAGTTCTCCAAGATGAAGGAGGAGGTGCCCACGGCGCTGGTGGAGGCGCACGTCCGCAAGGTGGAGGAGGCGGCCAAGGTGACGGGCAAAGCCGACCCCGCGTTCGGGCTGGAGAGCAGCGGCATCGCCGGCACCACCTCCGACGAGCCGGAGCGGATAGGTACCGCCTGGGGAGGTGCTGCCGCGTCTCTGTGTAATGAGTTTTGGCAGGAGAAAGGGGGGGCTCACCCTGCGCTTGTGTCCCCAGAGGAGAGCGGCACGGAGGAGGCGCGGGCAGAGGCACAGCCGGcggaggagaagaaggaggcaAAG GAGCCCCGGGATGGCACCGCCGAGGAGGAGGCGAAGGAGAAACTGGGGGACATGGccaagaaggaggaggagaagggcaaGGAGCTGGAGGGTGAGAAGGAGTCGGACAAGGGCGACAGCGATGGCACAG GGGacctggagaaggagaaggaggccAAGGAGGCACAGGACGAGGTGCCCAAGGAGCCACTGGAGCCCGAGGCCGAGCGCAAGGCCAAGGTGGAGCGGGACATCGGCGAGGGGAACCTctccaccgccgccgccgccgcgctggctgcagctgctgtgaaggCCAAG caccTGGCGGCCGTGGAGGAGCGTAAGATCAAGTCGCTGGTGGCGCTGCTGGTGGAGACGCAGATGAAGAAGCTGGAGATCAAGCTGCGGCACTTTGAGGAGCTCGAGACCATCATGGACCGGGAGCGCGAGGCG CTGGAATACCagcggcagcagctgctggcggACCGCCAGGCCTTCCAcatggagcagctgaagtaCGCGGAGATGCGCGCCCGCCAGCAGCActtccagcacctgcagcagcagcagcagcagcagccgcccccgctgccgcctggggcccagcccctgcccgccaCCGGCACCCCCTGGCCCCCGCCGCCCACCCGCTGggcgcgccgcccgcccggccaTGGTGGCCCCCGCCGAGCCCGGGGGCAGCCGCTGCCCGGGGTccccccgccgcagccgcccCCGCCACCGGGCGCCCCGCAGCCTGGCCCGGCCATCCCGCACG ccccggcgccGTTCCCCGGGCAGCAGCCGCCGTCCCAGAGCCTGGCTGGGAGCCTCGGTGGCAGCGGCCACCCCGCCGTGCCCGGTAATGCGCCCGCGGCCCTGCCCTTCGGATTGCCTCCATCCGCCATCCCATTTAGCATGGCTAACCCCCTAGCCGAGTCCATCGGGGCCACCTTCCCCGCTAACCCGCCCGCCCTCCCGCTGCATGGGGCCCTGGCCAGCAGCATGccgcccgggggctgccccccccgcctAACCCACCCGGCCTGGCCCTGCCGCACCTCGCGGGGGGCTCGGCCGCCGCGCACAGCCCCGCCATCGTGGCCGCCGTGCAGGGAAGCCTCCTTCCCAACCCCGGCCTCCTCGCAG ATCAAGGCCCCCCCTGCAGACGGACCCCATCgcgcccagccccagcacggccACCCCCGTCCCCCCCACGCAGTGAGCCCCCCTCCTGGGGCCGAGGACGCTGCACCCtgcgccccccccaccccgccgcAGGCCCGGGGAGACCGGCCCCAACTCCCGCCCCCGCAAAACCCCAGAGGaagcccccccccacaccccaccgCCCgctttggtatttttttatgA